Proteins from a genomic interval of Nitrospina gracilis Nb-211:
- a CDS encoding lysophospholipid acyltransferase family protein, whose translation MPYFRLGYRLVALLSVVLLSFLTSVALWLLFRDNQKAHCKWVGWFARFWARRACAAIGLRYTVEGDLEIPPGSMIVANHVGAVDIFLMAANFKLFFVSKAEVNGWPVVGQMAQLGKTIFVDRSRRHQVTGMINSIRERMREGFNVAWFPEGSVTKGDSVYPFKPSAFEAAVQEKRPVVPVLIRYKADEPYVASWTGTLGEHMIRVLKCKGLTATVRVFPPLPPAQTRQELSRFSHDLLYQAFHGTSPETDPQAMSVSASSER comes from the coding sequence ATGCCTTATTTCCGCCTGGGATACCGCCTGGTGGCTTTGCTTTCAGTTGTTTTGCTTTCCTTTCTTACCTCCGTCGCACTGTGGCTTTTGTTCCGCGATAATCAGAAAGCTCATTGCAAATGGGTGGGATGGTTCGCCCGTTTCTGGGCTCGGCGCGCTTGTGCCGCCATCGGGTTGCGTTACACGGTGGAAGGCGATCTGGAGATCCCTCCAGGTTCCATGATCGTGGCCAACCACGTCGGCGCGGTGGATATTTTTTTGATGGCGGCCAACTTCAAATTATTTTTCGTATCCAAGGCGGAAGTGAATGGCTGGCCCGTAGTCGGACAGATGGCGCAATTGGGCAAAACCATTTTTGTGGACCGCAGTCGCCGTCATCAGGTGACGGGGATGATTAACAGCATTCGCGAACGCATGCGAGAGGGATTCAATGTTGCCTGGTTTCCGGAAGGAAGTGTGACGAAAGGGGACAGCGTGTATCCGTTCAAACCGTCGGCGTTCGAAGCGGCGGTGCAGGAAAAACGGCCGGTGGTGCCGGTGTTGATCCGTTATAAGGCAGACGAGCCTTACGTGGCCAGTTGGACTGGAACCCTGGGAGAACACATGATCCGGGTTTTGAAGTGCAAAGGGTTGACCGCCACGGTTCGCGTGTTCCCGCCACTCCCACCGGCGCAAACGCGGCAGGAACTTTCCCGCTTCAGCCACGACCTTTTATACCAGGCCTTCCACGGCACTTCTCCAGAAACTGACCCGCAAGCCATGAGCGTCAGCGCATCGTCGGAACGTTAG
- a CDS encoding glycosyltransferase family 39 protein: MFTHPTLNSEHAEPARIPWDRLGPVLITIAYGFMTWVSWRRWPDVIIDFGQQLYVPWVLSEGQVLYRDVVYFHGPLASYINTIVFSLFGPGMMHLALFNLVLVYGFSLFLFHWMKEISDAAFASLAGVTFVLAFAFAYYWGMGLLNFICPYVYDMTYGFMLGCVALHQCGRYLDSREPGRLIFVGLLLGLVFLTKAEIFAASTAATGLTLLLDLRGRKEPFRTTLLRILLFLSSILVFPLLFLFYFSFFMPLDDAAYHLTSQWINGLSLNVHSLFYYKFVSGVFFLESNLLKISVHLFVYSSLLVILIGLNLWLGKRGLNTPRVGLYCGLALAAGLILLYPQIPWRHLTRSFPVILAILCLVMAICLLRNPPSLSQRGRSLSIFMLAIFALMFTLKVFFNLNMSHLGFIFALPATLVILLGFLYHIPRWVEARQGSAWVFRCGAYALAGATVLIWTSISYNQYQIKTYPVGNGVDMTYDFPPEAVRFDGTPLDRARTLNQALDFMEKEIGPGQTLLSLPDSMMINYLLRRRFSTRDTIFNPLVWIIRGDSAIIDLLEKSPPDYVVYMNIDFTIFGSPVFGEDFAREIKNWIDARYTPIRQFGETPFRGSRLGVQILKRKDFKDNANVPTMR; the protein is encoded by the coding sequence ATGTTCACCCATCCCACCCTCAATAGCGAACATGCGGAGCCAGCGCGAATCCCGTGGGATCGCCTGGGCCCGGTCCTCATCACCATCGCCTATGGATTCATGACGTGGGTCAGTTGGCGGCGCTGGCCTGATGTGATCATAGATTTCGGACAACAGTTGTACGTTCCCTGGGTTTTGTCCGAAGGGCAGGTTCTTTACCGGGATGTGGTGTATTTTCACGGCCCGCTGGCATCGTATATCAACACCATTGTATTCTCCTTATTCGGTCCGGGCATGATGCACCTTGCTCTGTTCAACCTGGTTCTTGTTTATGGATTTTCCTTGTTCCTTTTTCACTGGATGAAGGAAATCAGCGATGCCGCTTTCGCATCCCTTGCCGGCGTTACTTTCGTTCTGGCATTCGCCTTCGCTTATTATTGGGGAATGGGGTTGTTGAATTTCATCTGCCCTTATGTGTATGACATGACTTACGGCTTTATGCTGGGGTGCGTGGCCCTGCATCAGTGCGGCCGCTATCTGGATTCCCGCGAGCCCGGGCGTTTGATTTTTGTCGGCCTGTTGCTGGGACTCGTGTTTTTGACCAAAGCGGAAATATTCGCCGCTTCCACCGCGGCCACGGGCCTGACCCTGCTTCTCGACTTGCGCGGAAGAAAGGAACCTTTTCGCACCACCCTCCTGAGGATCCTCCTGTTTCTTTCTTCCATCCTCGTCTTTCCATTGTTATTCCTATTTTATTTTTCATTTTTCATGCCTTTGGACGATGCGGCTTATCATCTGACCAGCCAATGGATCAACGGCCTGAGTCTCAACGTCCATTCTTTGTTCTATTACAAATTCGTCTCCGGGGTATTTTTTCTCGAATCCAATCTCCTCAAAATCTCCGTTCATCTTTTTGTGTACTCAAGCCTGCTTGTGATTTTGATCGGACTCAACCTGTGGCTGGGAAAACGCGGCTTGAACACACCAAGGGTCGGCCTCTATTGCGGGCTGGCGCTTGCGGCGGGGCTGATCCTTCTGTATCCGCAGATCCCATGGCGGCACCTGACACGGTCCTTTCCGGTCATCCTCGCAATTCTTTGTTTGGTGATGGCCATTTGCCTTTTAAGAAACCCGCCTTCGCTTTCACAAAGGGGAAGGTCCCTCTCCATTTTCATGCTGGCGATATTTGCCCTGATGTTCACGCTGAAAGTGTTTTTCAACCTCAACATGTCTCACCTCGGCTTCATTTTCGCCCTTCCCGCCACGCTGGTGATTCTTCTCGGCTTCCTGTATCACATACCGAGATGGGTGGAGGCCCGGCAAGGTTCCGCCTGGGTTTTCCGTTGTGGCGCATACGCTTTGGCCGGGGCAACGGTACTGATCTGGACCAGCATTTCGTACAACCAGTATCAAATCAAAACCTATCCCGTAGGCAACGGCGTGGATATGACTTACGATTTTCCGCCTGAAGCCGTACGGTTCGACGGCACTCCGCTGGACCGGGCCAGGACTCTTAACCAGGCACTGGACTTCATGGAAAAGGAAATCGGTCCGGGTCAAACGCTTTTATCTCTGCCGGATTCCATGATGATCAACTACCTGCTTCGCCGCAGGTTTTCCACGCGAGATACCATTTTCAACCCTCTCGTGTGGATCATTCGCGGCGATTCCGCCATCATTGATCTGCTTGAAAAGTCGCCGCCGGACTACGTGGTGTACATGAACATCGATTTCACCATTTTCGGGAGCCCTGTCTTCGGAGAAGATTTTGCCCGCGAGATCAAAAATTGGATCGATGCCCGCTACACGCCCATCCGGCAGTTTGGGGAGACGCCGTTCCGCGGATCGCGGCTGGGCGTTCAGATTTTGAAACGGAAAGATTTCAAGGACAACGCTAACGTTCCGACGATGCGCTGA
- a CDS encoding aspartyl protease family protein produces MGTAPPCAFAKIYKWRDDKGKLHFTDNPSKIPLKYRQEQKIETFEGPPESTDPVKLRVPEPVTKKHVIPLTSIGNGNYIVDVMINGSIPGKFVVDTGASSVTLSEGLGRKVHRNLGSLPKLQVQTGGGMVDSPLLLLRSLKVGSARVENVEANVNPFLGEGFDGLLGMSFLGDFQVRVDSTDDALILDPPGKKGEPTWGGKPGKWWQRRYEAYVSKMLGYRMMAERNKNDYSAANNLRKLSKFYEELYESLDKRAERVDLPEEFRMNPKNMRVQVP; encoded by the coding sequence ATGGGCACGGCCCCGCCCTGCGCATTTGCCAAGATTTATAAGTGGCGCGACGATAAAGGCAAACTGCATTTCACCGACAATCCATCCAAAATTCCTCTCAAGTACCGCCAGGAACAGAAAATAGAAACCTTCGAAGGCCCTCCCGAATCCACCGACCCGGTCAAGCTGCGGGTTCCGGAACCGGTGACGAAAAAGCATGTCATTCCCCTGACCTCCATCGGCAACGGCAACTACATCGTGGATGTCATGATCAACGGCAGTATCCCCGGAAAATTTGTGGTGGATACGGGCGCATCGAGCGTCACCCTGTCGGAGGGACTCGGCCGTAAGGTGCATCGCAACCTTGGGTCCTTGCCCAAGCTTCAGGTGCAGACGGGCGGGGGCATGGTGGATTCTCCCTTATTGCTTTTGCGCTCTCTTAAAGTGGGCTCCGCCAGAGTTGAAAACGTGGAAGCCAATGTGAATCCGTTTCTGGGGGAAGGGTTCGACGGCCTGCTCGGCATGAGTTTTCTTGGCGATTTTCAGGTGCGTGTGGACAGCACGGACGATGCGCTGATCCTGGACCCGCCGGGAAAAAAGGGCGAACCGACGTGGGGTGGCAAGCCGGGCAAGTGGTGGCAACGCCGGTACGAAGCGTATGTCAGTAAAATGCTGGGCTACCGGATGATGGCGGAACGCAACAAAAACGATTACAGCGCCGCGAATAATTTAAGAAAACTCTCGAAGTTTTATGAAGAGTTATATGAATCCCTGGACAAACGGGCCGAGCGTGTGGATTTACCGGAAGAGTTCCGAATGAATCCGAAAAACATGCGCGTCCAAGTTCCCTGA
- a CDS encoding glycosyltransferase family 39 protein produces MDFGQQAYLPWVLSEGQVLYRDVAYFHGPLSSYIHAFVFLVFGTGILQLALFNLALVAVATFLIFRLCDYFSDRLVATVICITFLTVFAFAYHMGFGSFNFIAPYIYDLTHGILLSIFTLFLFYRYLKAPRLRTLSGLGILLGLIFLTKVEVFLAAALALGGGLFIFWSQRRLSAKIFLLNATVFCGCTLLPILAFALYFSFSMPVSRAFFHILGQYLHAGDPTIRTMPYYQFTLGWMYLEENLKRIGMHSLVFFCLGGLLVYMNHILARSGNNTRRAGLLFGIFTAGALWFLTATIPWLEITRAFPVFLFITGFYLSIRIGREKRMVQTTKRRIIFLAWVVFALTLTFKAFYNLRLADLGFALAMPATLVMMFFFLHSLPRLAERVSGTAIALRCITLASALFFIAVIGLNGYFGYQNKVYPVGEGVDRIYDFQPMVRYPDGRMFSRGLIVTKALDILHTELKNEPYLLTMPDAMIFNYLLRKPFPSRDTLFSPLSMRVQDETEVLAQLQRAAPSFILLTHADYRWFGQRYFGIDYARSVMRWVKNDYVLIRQIGATPFAGREFGVQIWKLRTQ; encoded by the coding sequence GTGGATTTCGGCCAGCAGGCTTACCTGCCCTGGGTTCTTTCGGAAGGGCAGGTGTTGTATCGGGACGTTGCCTACTTTCACGGCCCGCTTTCCTCATATATTCACGCGTTTGTCTTTCTTGTGTTTGGGACCGGGATCCTGCAACTGGCGCTGTTCAATCTGGCGCTGGTTGCTGTTGCCACCTTTCTCATTTTCCGCCTGTGTGATTACTTCAGTGACCGGCTCGTCGCAACCGTCATTTGCATCACGTTCCTCACGGTTTTTGCTTTCGCCTACCACATGGGTTTCGGCAGTTTCAATTTCATCGCACCCTATATCTATGACCTGACGCATGGCATCCTGCTCAGCATTTTCACCCTGTTCCTTTTTTACCGGTACCTCAAAGCGCCGCGCCTCCGAACCCTGTCAGGCCTCGGCATTCTGCTGGGTCTGATCTTTCTGACCAAAGTCGAAGTGTTCCTCGCGGCGGCACTGGCTTTAGGTGGAGGGTTGTTCATTTTCTGGTCGCAACGGAGGTTGTCTGCGAAAATATTTTTATTGAACGCCACGGTTTTCTGCGGATGCACCCTCCTTCCCATACTTGCGTTTGCGCTTTACTTCTCCTTTTCCATGCCGGTGTCCCGCGCTTTCTTCCATATTCTCGGTCAATACCTGCATGCGGGAGATCCCACCATCCGCACCATGCCGTATTACCAGTTCACCCTGGGCTGGATGTACCTTGAGGAAAATTTAAAACGCATTGGCATGCACAGCCTTGTGTTTTTCTGCCTCGGAGGGTTGTTGGTTTACATGAACCACATCCTGGCACGAAGTGGGAACAACACCCGGCGAGCCGGACTTCTATTCGGAATCTTTACGGCTGGCGCTCTCTGGTTTCTGACCGCCACCATTCCCTGGCTGGAAATCACCCGGGCTTTTCCAGTCTTTCTCTTTATCACCGGTTTTTATCTATCGATTCGGATTGGCCGGGAAAAACGAATGGTTCAAACCACAAAACGCCGTATTATTTTTCTGGCATGGGTCGTTTTTGCTCTCACCCTCACCTTTAAAGCGTTTTACAATCTCCGCCTCGCCGACCTGGGATTCGCCCTTGCCATGCCTGCGACGCTGGTCATGATGTTTTTCTTTTTGCATTCCCTGCCCCGGCTCGCCGAACGTGTGTCCGGAACCGCGATTGCATTGCGTTGCATTACACTCGCCAGCGCTTTATTTTTTATCGCGGTGATCGGTCTCAACGGTTATTTCGGCTATCAGAATAAGGTGTACCCTGTGGGCGAAGGAGTGGACCGAATTTACGATTTCCAACCGATGGTGCGGTATCCCGACGGGCGCATGTTTTCGCGCGGTCTCATTGTGACCAAGGCACTTGACATACTTCACACCGAATTGAAAAATGAACCTTATCTGCTCACCATGCCCGATGCCATGATCTTCAATTACCTTCTGCGCAAACCGTTTCCCAGCCGCGACACGCTGTTCAGCCCGCTTTCCATGCGGGTTCAGGATGAAACCGAGGTACTGGCTCAGTTGCAGAGAGCCGCACCATCCTTCATTCTTCTGACGCATGCGGATTATCGCTGGTTTGGTCAGCGGTATTTTGGCATCGATTACGCACGCTCGGTGATGCGCTGGGTGAAAAACGATTACGTCCTGATTCGCCAGATTGGCGCAACTCCCTTTGCGGGGCGGGAGTTTGGCGTTCAAATATGGAAGCTCAGAACCCAATAG